The Chlorocebus sabaeus isolate Y175 chromosome 16, mChlSab1.0.hap1, whole genome shotgun sequence genome window below encodes:
- the SRSF2 gene encoding serine/arginine-rich splicing factor 2 — protein sequence MSYGRPPPDVEGMTSLKVDNLTYRTSPDTLRRVFEKYGRVGDVYIPRDRYTKESRGFAFVRFHDKRDAEDAMDAMDGAVLDGRELRVQMARYGRPPDSHHSRRGPPPRRYGGGGYGRRSRSPRRRRRSRSRSRSRSRSRSRSRYSRSKSRSRTRSRSRSTSKSRSARRSKSKSSSVSRSRSRSRSRSRSRSPPPVSKRESKSRSRSKSPPKSPEEEGAVSS from the exons ATGAGCTACGGCCGCCCCCCTCCCGATGTGGAGGGTATGACCTCCCTCAAGGTGGACAACCTGACCTACCGCACCTCACCCGACACGCTGAGGCGCGTCTTCGAAAAGTACGGGCGCGTTGGCGACGTGTACATCCCGCGGGACCGCTACACCAAGGAGTCCCGCGGCTTCGCCTTCGTCCGCTTCCACGACAAGCGGGACGCCGAGGACGCTATGGATGCCATGGACGGAGCCGTGCTGGACGGCCGCGAGCTGCGGGTGCAAATGGCGCGCTACGGCCGCCCCCCGGACTCACACCACAGCCGCCGGGGACCGCCACCCCGCAGGTATGGGGGCGGTGGCTACGGACGCCGGAGCCGCAG CCCTAGGCGGCGTCGCCGCAGCCGATCCCGGAGTCGGAGCCGTTCCAGGTCCCGCAGCCGATCTCGCTACAGCCGCTCGAAGTCTCGGTCCCGCACTCGCTCTCGCTCTCGGTCGACCTCCAAGTCCAGATCCGCGCGAAGGTCCAAGTCCAAGTCCTCCTCGGTCTCCAGATCTCGCTCGCGGTCCAGGTCCCGATCTCGGTCCAGGAGTCCTCCGCCGGTGTCCAAGAGGGAATCCAAATCCAGGTCGCGATCCAAGAGTCCTCCTAAGAGTCCTGAAGAGGAAGGAGCTGTGTCCTCTTAA
- the METTL23 gene encoding histone-arginine methyltransferase METTL23 isoform X3 — protein sequence MNNLPQLQVVGLTWGHVSWDLLALPPQDIILASDVFFEPEDFEDILTTIYFLMHKNPKVQLWSTYQVRSADWSLEALLYKWDMKCVHIPLESFDADKEDIAESALPGRHTVEMLVISFAKDTL from the exons ATGAATAACCTGCCACAGCTGCAGGTGGTAGGACTCACATGGGGTCATGTATCTTGGGATCTTCTGGCTCTACCACCACAAGATATTATCCTTGCATCTGATGTGTTCTTTGAACCAGAAG attttgaagacattttaacTACAATATATTTTTTGATGCACAAGAACCCCAAGGTCCAATTGTGGTCTACTTATCAAGTTAGAAG tgctgacTGGTCACTTGAAGCTTTACTCTACAAATGGGATATGAAATGTGTCCATATTCCTCTGGAATCTTTTGATGCAGACAAAGAAGATATAGCAGAATCTGCCCTTCCAGGAAGACATACAGTTGAAATGCTGGTCATTTCCTTTGCAAAGGACACTCTCTGA